In Meiothermus ruber DSM 1279, the following proteins share a genomic window:
- a CDS encoding branched-chain amino acid ABC transporter substrate-binding protein: protein MKKLAILALGALALGAASAQSNVIKIASVSPLSGPQSGLGTAIAQGAQMAIEDAQARFQQLGFQLQFAPQDDQANPDVGVAVARRIVNDPDLLGIVGHLNSGVAIPASEIYKDTNLVMVSPANTNPRVTDRGYLSVNRICGRDDVQGPVGAEYAVRILKRSRLFVIHDKTPYGQGLAEAFAARARELGATVVALVGTEEASNFQPLILQMRAQRPDLVYYGGIYDKGGVLVKQMRERGITATFMGGDGLDASDLVKIAGSASKGVLFTTTAGPISTLPKAAAFAQRYKAKFGKDPEAYAVYAYDSANVILAGLEAAIKANNGRKPTREQVARAVREVKMDGLTGRIEFDSKGDRKLSDYYVVGLKEAKYPGEVLRVIQFAPPAARQ from the coding sequence ATGAAAAAGCTCGCAATTCTAGCACTGGGCGCATTGGCTTTGGGTGCAGCCTCGGCCCAGTCCAACGTGATCAAGATCGCTTCGGTCTCGCCCCTGTCCGGGCCCCAGTCGGGTCTGGGCACTGCCATTGCGCAGGGTGCGCAGATGGCCATCGAGGACGCCCAGGCCCGCTTCCAGCAGCTTGGCTTCCAGCTCCAGTTCGCCCCCCAGGACGACCAGGCCAACCCCGACGTGGGCGTGGCTGTGGCCCGGCGTATCGTCAACGACCCCGACCTCTTGGGGATTGTGGGCCACCTGAACTCCGGCGTGGCCATTCCGGCTTCGGAGATTTATAAAGACACCAACCTGGTGATGGTCTCCCCGGCCAACACCAACCCCCGCGTGACCGACCGCGGCTACCTGAGCGTCAACCGCATCTGCGGCCGCGACGACGTGCAGGGCCCGGTGGGCGCTGAGTACGCTGTTAGGATACTCAAGCGCAGCCGTCTGTTCGTGATCCACGACAAGACCCCCTACGGCCAGGGCCTGGCCGAAGCCTTCGCTGCCCGCGCCAGAGAGCTGGGTGCTACCGTTGTGGCCCTGGTGGGCACCGAGGAAGCCTCCAACTTCCAGCCCCTGATCCTCCAGATGCGCGCCCAGCGCCCCGACCTGGTCTACTACGGCGGCATCTACGACAAGGGCGGTGTCTTGGTCAAGCAGATGCGCGAGCGCGGCATTACCGCCACCTTCATGGGCGGCGACGGTCTGGACGCCTCCGACCTGGTCAAAATCGCCGGCTCGGCCTCCAAGGGTGTGCTCTTCACCACTACCGCCGGCCCCATCAGCACCCTGCCCAAAGCCGCGGCCTTTGCCCAGCGCTATAAAGCCAAGTTTGGCAAAGACCCCGAGGCCTATGCGGTGTATGCTTACGACTCGGCCAACGTCATCCTAGCTGGCCTCGAGGCTGCCATCAAAGCCAATAATGGCCGTAAGCCCACCCGTGAGCAGGTGGCCCGTGCGGTGCGCGAGGTCAAGATGGACGGCCTCACCGGTCGCATTGAGTTCGACAGCAAGGGTGACCGCAAGCTTTCCGACTACTACGTCGTAGGCTTGAAAGAGGCCAAGTACCCCGGCGAAGTACTGCGCGTGATTCAGTTCGCACCCCCGGCTGCTCGCCAGTAG
- a CDS encoding ABC transporter ATP-binding protein produces the protein MSELALDVQNATKKFGGLVAVNNVSLQVRPKEIFSVIGPNGAGKTTFFNLLTGIYKPDTGKVVFFGKDITGYSPDKVARTGIGRTFQNIRLFKAMTVLENVLVGHHSLTHQSYLDVLLHTPRFHASERKAKARAMELLAYMNLDKRAEELASGLSYGEQRRLEIARALALEPRLLFLDEPAAGMNEQETEDLKVRVRKLRDDLGLTIVLIEHDMAMVMSISDRIAVLEYGSKIAEGLPAEIRSNPRVIEAYLGKGAAGQAGGGTHASA, from the coding sequence GTGAGTGAGCTAGCCCTGGATGTACAAAACGCCACCAAAAAGTTTGGCGGCTTGGTGGCGGTCAACAACGTGAGCCTTCAAGTACGACCCAAAGAAATCTTCTCGGTGATTGGCCCCAACGGGGCCGGCAAAACCACCTTCTTCAACCTGTTGACCGGAATTTACAAGCCCGATACCGGCAAGGTGGTGTTTTTTGGGAAAGACATCACCGGCTACTCGCCGGATAAAGTAGCCCGCACCGGCATTGGTCGCACCTTCCAGAACATCCGGCTGTTCAAGGCCATGACCGTGCTGGAGAACGTGCTGGTAGGGCACCACAGCCTCACCCATCAGAGCTACCTGGACGTGCTGTTGCATACCCCGCGCTTTCACGCCTCGGAGCGGAAGGCGAAAGCGCGGGCCATGGAGCTGCTGGCCTACATGAACCTGGACAAGCGGGCCGAAGAGCTGGCCTCGGGGCTTTCGTATGGGGAGCAGCGCCGCCTCGAGATCGCCCGGGCCCTGGCCCTGGAGCCCAGGCTGTTGTTTCTGGACGAACCGGCAGCCGGCATGAACGAGCAGGAGACCGAAGACCTCAAGGTGCGGGTGCGCAAGCTGCGCGACGACCTGGGTCTGACCATCGTGCTGATCGAGCACGACATGGCTATGGTAATGAGCATCTCGGATCGGATTGCGGTGCTCGAGTACGGCTCCAAGATTGCTGAGGGGCTACCCGCTGAGATCCGGAGCAACCCTCGGGTTATCGAGGCCTATTTGGGCAAAGGTGCCGCCGGGCAGGCTGGAGGGGGTACCCATGCCTCTGCTTGA
- a CDS encoding YkvA family protein: MGNEIQRLHVVEVNAAERYSETAFWHKLQKFARKAGREVVEKALWLYYTLKRPETPAWAKRTIVGALVYFILPFDLVADLAPLVGFTDDLSVLLVAIGTVAAHITPAIKEQARRKADEWFGEPSLN, from the coding sequence ATGGGTAACGAGATTCAGAGACTGCACGTGGTTGAGGTTAACGCAGCCGAGCGCTACAGCGAAACCGCCTTCTGGCACAAACTACAAAAGTTTGCCCGTAAGGCAGGCCGCGAGGTGGTGGAAAAAGCGCTCTGGCTGTACTACACCCTAAAGCGCCCGGAGACCCCGGCCTGGGCCAAGCGTACCATCGTGGGCGCGCTGGTTTACTTTATCCTGCCCTTCGATCTGGTGGCCGACCTAGCCCCACTGGTGGGCTTCACCGACGATTTAAGCGTCCTGCTGGTGGCCATTGGTACGGTGGCTGCGCACATCACCCCCGCCATCAAGGAGCAGGCTCGACGAAAAGCAGATGAGTGGTTTGGGGAGCCGTCTCTAAACTAA
- a CDS encoding GNAT family N-acetyltransferase — protein sequence MQQEVTTYYLEMRAPHELRPKRVEMEGLQLIKAEIPSAELQHFLYRSVGGDWYWYEKADWTYQQWLEYAQNPHLHTWVLFLKGTPAGYFQLEVQPDNQVQIVYFGLLPQFSGMGLGGHLLTCALEEAWRLGAKRVWVHTCSLDSPAALVNYQARGMRLYKSETKAMEIPERTPGPWPGAHG from the coding sequence ATGCAGCAGGAGGTCACCACCTACTACCTGGAGATGCGCGCCCCCCATGAACTACGCCCCAAGCGCGTTGAGATGGAGGGGTTGCAGCTTATCAAAGCCGAAATTCCCAGCGCCGAGTTGCAGCACTTCCTCTACCGCAGCGTGGGCGGCGACTGGTACTGGTACGAAAAGGCCGACTGGACGTATCAGCAGTGGCTCGAGTACGCCCAGAACCCCCACCTGCATACCTGGGTGCTGTTTCTGAAAGGTACGCCGGCGGGTTACTTTCAGCTCGAGGTGCAGCCGGATAACCAGGTGCAGATCGTGTATTTCGGCCTACTGCCGCAGTTTAGCGGGATGGGGCTGGGGGGGCATCTCTTGACCTGTGCGCTCGAGGAGGCCTGGCGCCTGGGGGCCAAGCGGGTCTGGGTGCATACCTGCTCACTGGATAGCCCGGCGGCCCTGGTTAACTACCAGGCCAGGGGTATGCGGCTTTATAAGTCTGAGACTAAAGCAATGGAAATTCCCGAGCGGACACCAGGCCCCTGGCCGGGCGCCCATGGTTAG
- a CDS encoding ABC transporter permease, which translates to MWAYTARRLLGIIPVLFGISLLVFLFLHLIPGDPAVVMLGERAEPERIAALREKLGLERPLWEQYLFFVGNLLQGDLGTSIFNQLTVKEQLARRWPATFELAIAATLFAVIIGIPFGILAAIRKNSLIDNLATSFSLLGVSLPVFWLGLLLVYLFAVNLQWLPAGGRLSIDVDALFKPITGFYVLDALFQPQTFWDVAKHLILPAITLGTIPLAILTRITRSAMLEVLSQDYVRTARAKGLSERVVIWRHAFKNALLPVVTIIGLQFGTLLGGAILTETIFSWPGIGSWIYEGILNRDYPVVQGGVIFVALVFVVVNLVVDLSYALLDPRIQYR; encoded by the coding sequence ATGTGGGCTTATACAGCTAGGCGTCTTCTGGGCATCATCCCGGTACTCTTTGGGATATCGCTGTTGGTCTTTTTGTTTCTTCATCTAATACCCGGCGATCCTGCTGTGGTCATGCTGGGCGAGCGCGCTGAGCCGGAGCGCATCGCTGCTCTACGGGAAAAGCTGGGCCTCGAGCGCCCGCTTTGGGAACAGTACCTTTTTTTTGTAGGCAACTTGCTGCAAGGTGATCTGGGAACCAGTATCTTTAACCAGCTCACCGTCAAAGAGCAGTTGGCTCGTCGTTGGCCTGCTACTTTTGAGCTGGCCATCGCCGCAACTTTGTTTGCCGTAATCATCGGGATTCCCTTTGGGATACTGGCAGCCATCCGCAAAAACTCGCTGATAGACAACCTCGCCACCTCGTTTTCGCTTCTGGGGGTATCGCTGCCGGTATTCTGGCTGGGCCTTCTGCTGGTCTACCTATTTGCTGTAAATCTGCAGTGGCTACCTGCGGGCGGCAGGCTTTCCATCGATGTAGATGCGCTTTTTAAACCCATCACGGGGTTTTACGTCCTAGATGCTTTATTTCAACCCCAGACCTTCTGGGATGTAGCCAAGCACCTGATCTTGCCAGCCATCACCCTGGGCACCATCCCGCTGGCTATCCTGACCCGCATCACCCGTAGCGCTATGCTCGAGGTGCTCTCACAGGATTATGTGCGCACCGCTCGAGCCAAAGGTCTGAGCGAACGGGTGGTGATCTGGCGGCATGCCTTCAAAAACGCCCTGCTCCCCGTCGTAACCATCATCGGTCTGCAGTTTGGAACCCTTTTAGGTGGTGCCATTCTGACCGAGACCATCTTTAGCTGGCCGGGCATTGGCAGTTGGATCTACGAGGGCATTCTCAATCGCGATTATCCAGTAGTGCAGGGAGGGGTAATCTTTGTGGCGTTGGTGTTTGTTGTCGTCAATCTGGTTGTGGATCTGTCTTATGCCCTGCTCGACCCAAGGATTCAATACCGATGA
- a CDS encoding ABC transporter ATP-binding protein — MPLLEVKDIHTYYGHIHALKGVSLTVEEGEIVTLIGANGAGKSTTLRTISGMNKPRKGEVLYQGSPIHKLPADKIVGLGIGHVPEGRRIFPRMTVEENLDMGGFLIRDPKVVQERKEQAFTLFPRLAERRNQKGGTLSGGEQQMLAIGRALMQDPKLLLMDEPSMGLAPVLVDFIFEIIQKLNQQGKTILLVEQNARLALQIAHRGYVLQTGQLTMSGPAKELAARPEIQEAYLGGH, encoded by the coding sequence ATGCCTCTGCTTGAAGTCAAGGACATCCACACCTACTACGGCCATATCCACGCGCTTAAGGGCGTCTCGCTCACGGTTGAGGAGGGTGAGATCGTGACCCTGATTGGCGCCAACGGCGCGGGCAAGAGCACCACCCTGCGCACCATCAGCGGGATGAACAAGCCCCGCAAGGGCGAGGTGCTGTACCAAGGCAGCCCCATCCACAAGCTGCCCGCTGACAAGATCGTGGGGCTGGGCATTGGGCACGTGCCCGAAGGGCGGCGCATCTTCCCGCGCATGACGGTGGAGGAGAACCTGGATATGGGCGGCTTTCTCATCCGCGACCCCAAAGTGGTGCAGGAGCGCAAGGAGCAGGCCTTCACCCTCTTCCCCCGCCTGGCTGAGCGCCGCAACCAGAAGGGGGGCACGCTTTCGGGTGGCGAGCAGCAGATGCTGGCCATTGGCCGCGCCCTGATGCAAGACCCCAAGCTGCTGCTGATGGACGAGCCCTCGATGGGCCTGGCCCCGGTGCTGGTGGATTTTATCTTCGAGATCATCCAGAAGCTCAACCAGCAGGGCAAAACCATTCTGCTGGTAGAGCAGAACGCCCGGCTGGCCTTGCAGATTGCCCACCGGGGCTATGTGTTGCAGACCGGTCAGCTCACCATGAGCGGCCCGGCTAAGGAGCTGGCAGCCCGGCCCGAGATTCAGGAAGCCTACCTGGGTGGCCACTAG
- a CDS encoding branched-chain amino acid ABC transporter permease, whose protein sequence is MTVADLFAILPQTLLEGLLLGFVYAMVALGYTMVYGVLGLINFAHSEVFMIGAVIGLEVFRFWGNPESPVIANPFVLLLVALIFAAVGSGIMAVLVERFAYRPLRKRGSKNILVPMITAIGVSFLLQDLTRIYAALRHNEFNMQYRTYDALNQTFELPFQTIIQVKGIIIIVVSILMLIGLTYLVNRTKLGKAIRAVSQDMQTASLMGINPDVIISRTFLIGGSLGGVAGVLFGLLYTNVTPYSGVLPGLKAFTSAVLGGIGNIPGAMVGGLILGQLETLSGTYLPFLTNGNFGTEYKDVFAFLTLVLLLLFRPQGIFGQNVSEKV, encoded by the coding sequence TTGACGGTTGCAGATCTGTTTGCCATCCTACCGCAAACCCTGCTCGAGGGGCTGCTTTTGGGGTTCGTATATGCCATGGTGGCCCTGGGGTACACCATGGTTTATGGGGTGCTGGGGCTGATTAATTTTGCCCACTCCGAGGTGTTCATGATCGGGGCGGTGATCGGCCTCGAGGTCTTCCGCTTCTGGGGCAATCCCGAATCACCGGTGATCGCCAATCCGTTTGTGCTGCTCTTGGTGGCCCTGATTTTTGCCGCGGTGGGTTCGGGCATCATGGCTGTTCTGGTTGAGCGCTTCGCTTACCGGCCCCTGCGCAAGCGGGGCAGCAAAAACATCCTGGTGCCCATGATCACGGCCATTGGGGTCTCGTTTTTGCTGCAAGACCTGACCCGTATCTACGCCGCGCTGCGCCACAATGAGTTCAACATGCAGTACCGTACCTACGACGCTCTGAACCAGACCTTTGAGCTGCCCTTTCAGACCATCATTCAGGTCAAGGGCATCATCATCATCGTGGTCTCCATCCTGATGCTCATCGGGCTCACCTACCTGGTCAACCGCACCAAGCTGGGCAAGGCCATCCGGGCCGTCTCACAGGATATGCAAACGGCCTCCCTGATGGGTATCAACCCCGATGTGATCATCTCGCGCACCTTCTTGATTGGGGGTTCGCTGGGCGGGGTGGCAGGGGTTTTGTTTGGCCTGCTCTACACCAACGTAACCCCCTACTCCGGGGTGCTGCCAGGGCTCAAAGCCTTTACTTCGGCGGTGCTGGGGGGCATCGGTAACATCCCCGGTGCAATGGTCGGGGGGCTTATTCTGGGCCAGCTCGAGACCCTTTCGGGCACCTACCTGCCCTTCCTAACCAACGGCAACTTTGGCACCGAGTACAAAGATGTGTTTGCTTTCCTGACACTGGTGCTGCTGCTGCTGTTCAGACCACAAGGCATCTTTGGTCAGAATGTGAGTGAGAAGGTATGA
- a CDS encoding branched-chain amino acid ABC transporter permease produces the protein MSPFMLPFTVVFTALSVLGAFLAPQNGLTNLAMLLSVGLVSLGRLPTAWRSGLLAVLALALTLLLRLNPSDKLAFYGLLGVLVAAFLLPNLSTLVRVALGAAILFIAVPIAGLTNSFLFELGIQIGIFAALALGLNVVVGQAGLLDLGFAAFFAIGAYTWGIFGSPQAAQFIPGYPSEGLPGNYLYLFMALAVITAAITGVLIGLPALRLRGDYLAIVTLGLGEVVRVFANNLDKPLNITNGPQGITPVNRPEVGPLTEFLRAIGAERLYGRPIDEPIAYAFFFYLLVLVVIGIVVLVNIRLANSRFGRAWVAIREDEIAAKAMGIPLLPTKLLAFATGAAFSGAMGAIFAAKQTFVSPESFTLQASINILAFVILGGMGSIGGAVVGAAAVTVLNIGILKDFSDLLNTWRQTGVTILGYNMANLPPQLNPAKYERLVFGLILILMMIFRPEGLIPEQRHRAELQEARQEAKEGGGK, from the coding sequence ATGAGCCCGTTCATGCTTCCTTTTACCGTGGTCTTCACGGCCCTCTCCGTACTCGGGGCCTTTCTAGCACCCCAAAATGGACTGACCAACCTGGCCATGCTGCTCTCGGTTGGACTGGTCAGCCTGGGCCGGCTGCCCACCGCCTGGCGCTCGGGCTTGCTGGCCGTGCTGGCCTTGGCCCTGACGCTCCTGCTGCGGCTCAACCCCAGCGATAAGCTGGCCTTTTATGGCCTGCTGGGGGTGCTGGTAGCAGCGTTTTTGCTGCCCAACCTGAGCACCCTGGTGCGCGTTGCGCTGGGGGCGGCCATCCTGTTCATTGCCGTGCCCATTGCCGGGCTTACCAACTCGTTCCTGTTCGAGCTGGGCATCCAGATCGGTATTTTTGCGGCCCTGGCTCTGGGCCTCAATGTGGTGGTCGGGCAGGCCGGGCTGTTAGACCTCGGTTTTGCGGCTTTCTTCGCCATTGGAGCCTACACCTGGGGCATCTTTGGCTCGCCACAGGCAGCCCAGTTCATCCCCGGTTACCCCTCGGAGGGCCTGCCGGGCAACTACCTCTACTTATTCATGGCCCTGGCGGTTATAACAGCGGCCATTACCGGGGTGCTTATCGGTTTACCAGCCCTGCGCTTGCGGGGCGACTATCTGGCTATTGTGACCCTGGGCCTGGGTGAGGTGGTACGGGTCTTCGCCAACAACCTCGACAAGCCCCTCAACATCACCAACGGCCCACAGGGCATTACCCCAGTCAACCGACCGGAGGTGGGGCCGCTCACCGAGTTCCTGCGGGCCATTGGGGCCGAACGCCTGTACGGTCGGCCCATTGACGAACCCATCGCCTATGCGTTTTTCTTCTACCTGCTGGTGCTGGTGGTCATCGGCATTGTGGTGCTGGTCAACATCCGGCTGGCCAACTCCCGCTTTGGACGGGCCTGGGTAGCCATCCGCGAGGATGAAATTGCCGCCAAGGCCATGGGCATTCCGCTTCTGCCCACCAAGCTCTTGGCTTTCGCCACCGGCGCGGCCTTCTCCGGTGCGATGGGGGCCATTTTCGCCGCCAAGCAGACCTTCGTAAGCCCCGAGTCCTTTACCCTGCAAGCCTCCATTAATATTCTGGCCTTCGTGATTCTGGGCGGCATGGGCTCCATCGGTGGCGCGGTGGTGGGTGCGGCGGCGGTCACGGTGCTCAACATCGGCATCCTCAAGGACTTCTCCGACCTCCTGAACACCTGGCGCCAGACCGGGGTGACCATCCTGGGCTATAACATGGCCAACCTGCCTCCCCAGCTCAACCCCGCCAAGTACGAGCGCCTGGTCTTCGGATTGATTCTGATTCTGATGATGATCTTCAGGCCTGAGGGGCTTATACCCGAGCAAAGGCACCGGGCCGAACTACAGGAAGCCCGTCAGGAGGCCAAGGAAGGTGGTGGCAAGTGA
- a CDS encoding ABC transporter permease, with translation MALTQTAPKPSTDTPTRLAVRRFMRSSSGKIGLVMAVLLVLLALLAPVLKPYDPTTDRDFINRLKPPSAERLFGTDNLGRDVFTRVIHGSRISLQVGLIAVALSLVVGTLLGLMAGYFRGYLEMLIGWITDILLAFPSTLLAIAIVAVVGPSLTNAMIAISITQIPVYIRLARSVVLSARELDYVQAANALGAPNRRILLRHLLPNALPPIIVQATLSIGTATLETAALGFLGLGAQPPAPEWGAMLSDAFRGGYALNAPWTMVFPGLFIMLTVLAFNLLGDGLRDALDPRALR, from the coding sequence ATGGCCCTGACCCAAACAGCCCCCAAACCCAGCACCGACACCCCAACCCGCTTGGCAGTCAGGCGGTTCATGAGATCGAGTTCTGGCAAAATCGGACTGGTAATGGCGGTATTGTTGGTGCTGCTGGCCTTGCTGGCACCCGTACTCAAGCCCTACGACCCCACCACCGACCGTGATTTTATAAACCGTTTGAAACCCCCTTCAGCAGAGCGGCTTTTTGGTACCGACAATCTGGGACGCGATGTGTTTACCCGGGTAATTCACGGCAGCCGAATCTCGCTCCAGGTGGGGCTAATTGCCGTAGCCCTGAGCCTGGTAGTAGGCACCTTGTTGGGGCTGATGGCTGGCTATTTCCGGGGCTATCTTGAGATGCTTATCGGATGGATTACCGATATTTTGCTGGCCTTTCCCAGTACCCTGCTGGCCATTGCCATCGTGGCGGTGGTGGGCCCCAGTCTAACCAACGCCATGATCGCAATTAGCATCACCCAGATTCCGGTTTACATCCGGCTGGCCCGCAGCGTGGTGCTTTCGGCCCGTGAGCTCGATTACGTGCAGGCTGCCAATGCGCTGGGAGCCCCCAACCGGCGGATTCTACTGCGCCACCTGCTCCCCAATGCCTTGCCTCCCATCATCGTACAGGCCACCCTTTCCATCGGCACTGCTACCCTCGAGACCGCCGCGCTGGGTTTCCTCGGCTTGGGGGCTCAGCCGCCCGCACCCGAGTGGGGGGCCATGTTGTCTGATGCGTTCCGGGGCGGCTATGCTCTCAACGCCCCCTGGACAATGGTTTTCCCCGGTCTTTTCATCATGCTGACCGTACTGGCCTTCAACCTGCTCGGGGACGGCTTACGCGACGCCCTCGACCCCAGGGCCCTGCGGTAG
- a CDS encoding cupin domain-containing protein, which yields MKTKYAQSASLRGLEVPGAVLRPFAGEHLMLLRAEGKAGSPLAAHAHPHEQITLVVSGRLRMRVGEEWLELGAGDLVHVPSNVEHEVLFLEDSVVFDAFHPVRQDLLERLEAQK from the coding sequence ATGAAAACCAAGTATGCCCAGTCCGCCAGTCTGAGGGGCCTCGAGGTGCCCGGCGCGGTGCTGCGCCCTTTTGCCGGTGAGCATCTGATGCTGCTGCGGGCCGAGGGGAAAGCAGGCTCGCCCCTGGCCGCCCACGCCCACCCCCACGAGCAGATCACCCTGGTGGTCTCGGGGCGGCTGCGCATGCGGGTTGGGGAGGAGTGGCTCGAGCTCGGCGCAGGTGACCTGGTGCACGTTCCCTCCAACGTGGAGCACGAGGTGCTTTTCCTTGAGGACAGCGTGGTGTTTGACGCCTTTCACCCGGTGCGGCAGGATTTGCTCGAGCGGCTCGAGGCCCAAAAATAG
- a CDS encoding ABC transporter substrate-binding protein: MKYRLLGILALGLLGSLGMAQKILVFGSNGEPASLESGNITDGISIYAQRQIYDTLVDFKPGSTDPQAGLAVSWFASPDGKTWTFRLRQGVKFHDGTDFDANAVVFNVNRWWDPKDPSRISGGSNYEIWGELFGGYKGEKGSFLASVSAVDKYTVRFTFNNPVPYFPVAIGSGYFGIASPAAIKAAGAKYGTAAGGAVGTGPFKVKEWRPGDRLILEKNTNYWKKGSPKSDGVVFRFIKDPAARLAELKAGSIDFTTDIPPANLKDLQSDRNLRAVFRPSFNVGYLALNPSHKPLSDVRVRQAIAMAINKKEIVKAFWGDLGVTNGHFLPGSFKTYYSPKVTDYEYNPAKAKQLLAEAGYPNGFDLELWYMPVSRPYFPTPKEIAEAMGADLSAIGIRVKFQTKDWATYLNDRRNPPGFQAYMLGWTGDYGDPSNFFDPHFASPISDLFDSAGNKLDIKELNSVLAKAASSSNQAERVKLYQQADEITFNLALRIPIVHSQPLVAQRANISGWVPSPLGSESFEDIVKR, from the coding sequence ATGAAATATAGGCTGTTAGGCATCTTGGCTCTGGGGTTATTGGGCAGCCTGGGGATGGCCCAAAAAATCCTGGTGTTCGGCTCCAACGGGGAACCCGCAAGCCTAGAGTCGGGCAACATCACCGATGGAATTTCCATCTACGCCCAGCGGCAGATCTACGATACCCTGGTGGACTTCAAACCGGGTTCCACCGATCCTCAAGCAGGCTTAGCGGTTAGCTGGTTCGCCTCTCCCGATGGTAAAACCTGGACATTCCGCCTGCGTCAAGGGGTTAAGTTCCACGATGGCACCGATTTTGATGCCAATGCGGTGGTATTCAACGTAAATCGCTGGTGGGATCCCAAAGACCCCAGCCGCATTAGCGGTGGCTCCAACTACGAAATTTGGGGTGAGCTTTTCGGCGGCTACAAAGGTGAAAAAGGTAGCTTCTTAGCCAGCGTAAGCGCCGTAGACAAGTACACCGTGCGCTTTACCTTTAATAATCCTGTACCCTACTTTCCAGTAGCCATCGGATCGGGCTATTTTGGCATAGCCAGCCCTGCAGCCATCAAGGCTGCCGGGGCCAAGTACGGTACGGCCGCAGGTGGAGCCGTCGGTACGGGACCCTTCAAGGTTAAGGAGTGGCGTCCGGGCGATCGCCTGATTCTCGAGAAGAACACCAACTATTGGAAAAAAGGCTCCCCCAAGAGCGACGGCGTGGTATTCCGCTTTATCAAAGACCCCGCCGCACGTCTGGCTGAGCTGAAGGCTGGCTCCATTGACTTCACCACCGACATCCCCCCGGCCAATCTCAAGGATCTGCAAAGCGATCGCAACCTCCGCGCGGTCTTCCGCCCCAGCTTCAACGTGGGCTATCTGGCACTGAACCCCAGCCACAAGCCGCTTTCCGATGTGCGGGTACGTCAGGCCATCGCTATGGCCATCAACAAAAAGGAGATTGTAAAAGCCTTCTGGGGTGATCTGGGTGTCACCAACGGCCACTTCTTGCCTGGTAGCTTCAAAACCTACTACTCGCCCAAAGTAACCGACTACGAGTACAACCCCGCCAAGGCCAAGCAACTGCTGGCCGAGGCCGGCTATCCCAATGGCTTTGACCTCGAGCTCTGGTACATGCCGGTTTCGCGCCCCTACTTCCCCACCCCTAAAGAAATAGCCGAGGCCATGGGGGCTGACCTCTCGGCCATTGGCATTCGCGTGAAATTCCAGACCAAGGACTGGGCCACCTACCTTAACGACCGCCGCAACCCCCCGGGCTTCCAGGCTTACATGCTGGGCTGGACTGGCGACTACGGTGACCCCTCCAACTTCTTCGACCCACACTTCGCCTCTCCCATCAGCGACCTTTTCGATAGCGCTGGCAATAAGCTCGACATTAAGGAGCTCAACAGCGTGCTAGCCAAAGCTGCGTCCAGTTCCAACCAGGCTGAACGTGTGAAGCTCTATCAGCAAGCTGATGAGATCACCTTCAACCTTGCTCTGCGCATCCCTATTGTGCACAGCCAGCCCCTGGTTGCTCAGCGGGCCAATATCAGCGGCTGGGTTCCCAGCCCACTTGGCAGCGAGTCCTTCGAAGACATCGTGAAGCGATAA